The sequence GCTTTGTTTTTGATCGTCTTCCATAGTTTTGTAGAATTCCTATtaccatttgatatttttatcatcTTTGTATCCATAAACTGTGATTCCTTTCCTTTCCTTAACCGTACAGCTTTTATataatctctttttttcttCCGATTCATGGTTTTTGCAACGATTACATGAAGGGACTTTTGTTGCtctgaaattattttgtttttcaatagtAGCTAATATTTAAGCTTACAAGCAGTTTAAATCagttttcatcaaatattgatTAATTTTTATGTATTCATGTTTATGAAAAACGTTTCATACATCATTCATCCAATAGTCCTCATTAGCCTTACGTTAGTGTATATTCAACACGTCaggacaaaaatatcatatctaTATTCGACATGTAAACATGCTTTATCAGTGACTTACAGAAACATGTTATATAGATCACTATCGAATGATAGTCTAAAAGCTATTGAGTAATTAATTGATTTCAAAGAAcagaattttcaaagatttttttgtgtacaaatgttgttttttttcacatagagAAGTCGCATCCCAAAGgtcttaataaaacaaaaattatctgACTTTGTATCCTGACAAAAATGCAGAATATTTCGTAAAAATGTCTGAAATTCAGACCGAGCCATCATTCATAACGAAGTTAACAGCATGCACAATATTGACGAAAATGCTACCATTATCGCCTTCGAGAAATTAATTGCGCATGATATAATTTTACTTAACTGTGTTGACTGCGGCTATATGTCCAGGTGTTTTATTTAGGTCTCACTGTGTTTTGTCTTTGTTTAAAAAGGGTACAATATGTTCAACTTATTATTTACCTATTGCACGACTGCGAATGGCGTGTATATCTTTTATACCTCTCAAATAAACTCTTTGGTAATATCTAGTCAAGGCGGACAATGAGAAATACGGTGTCTATTGTTGTTTTGTATCCAATGTTGTTctgatattattttgtttttgttttcaggtTTATAGATTTATTTGTGATGATGACAGTAGGAATTTAAAATTACTAagcaacttttattttttgggtttttttgttgttattcaaatacatgtatttgagaATTTTTAAACATTGCTATATCTTACTTTTTGGACTGTATAAGAATTGATATGTTCCGGTATCTTTAGGATTTAAATTCATACAGAGCGGAACTGTTGATCCTTTcatgtgtaaaaataaattaggTGATCTTTGTTCTGCAACACAATATAaagcatttaaatatttaatatgcaTCGCATGATTACAATGTGATATCACCTAAAACGATGGttaattgatttatatatcatttcaaaatacatatttgcatattttgttattaaatctttcttttctttcgcCAATGTTGATTATAAAAGATGCTGACCTGACTGTTTTAGTCTGATCCAAAGGTTGCAGAATACCTGTATTGTTTTTTTGCTTTCTATAGTAATgcttaaacaattcaaaattggCTTCCTATGTAATAGCTGAAACGCTCAAAACCTTTAGCTTTTTTGTATGAAACACTTCATGTGTTTCACATATCTAATATATTTTCCCCGGACAGTTTCGGAagttttaacaaaacatttcaaacatttcTCATCATTCATTGAGTAAAGTCATTAAAACAATcctataataaattatttgttttaattctgAAGATAGAACAcattaaaatctttgaaaaatcaTGCTGTTAGTAATGTCTTTAAAACAATgatgttctatatttttttccataacTAGCAAAACCTTTTGAAGCTGTATGTTCTAAACGCTCCATAAACTTCGTCCTTATTTTGcctttcacattttttttaatccactGATTACTATACGCGTCTGTGGTACACAATTTTGTTCCTTGTTACCACAAATGAATTACTTAATAACAGAATGCATTTGTTCATTTTAGAAAAACTTTTTTCTATTAATACTGTTTTTATTCCGTACACTGTGCTGtgttattgtttctttttttttcgaaaataatATTCAATCTAGCAGAAGTACAAATttgatacaaatgtatttgaaaaatattttaatcaatctGCGTTTACTTTGTAATTTGGTAGGTGATCATATTTCTCAAATTCATAGTTCCGCATCATATAATGTATCCGTGTGTTGTTTAAGAAAAGGAGAAGATTACCATCCCAAAATCTAATTCCAGGAACAAACTTAAAATCGATCGTACTGTTTGATACTTAATTTGTTACTCCTCGAGTCCTTGCGTTAACTAACTAATATGGTgaacataatttataaatatcaacaaacaGTATTgttatataacaaacaaatagaAGTAACTAGAAAATAGACCGTTCTAATCATACCCTTAGATAATCCAGAGGAGTCTGGGATTTTTAgcattttgtctgatgctttaCTAGGCGATactacaaaaaagaaaagaaaatacacaaaCTTATGTAGATTTTCAGATTTGACGTCAGATAACTGTACTGTTAGTGGCATAAATATATCTATGTTATcgtaattttgaaatgaaagagAAATGACTTGATGGTTTACGAAAATATGGTATataacttgatttttttaaccaaacATAGGAAACTGAAAACTTCTTGTAATATGTTGCATATAGTTTTAATACCTTTAATAACATAATAATAGTAAAAGATTGACGCCCTGCAACATTGCAGACTAGAATTACCCACTACTTTGTTTACAGTActtatttttgacaattgtttttttagtcTCAAATTTATAGACCATACATGTGCCGTGTACTTGCTTTCcgttaattttttgtacataatttcgtccgttagttttctcatttaaattgttttacatttgtcatttcggagctTCAAAGCTGACTATTTAGTATggactttgttcattgttgcGGGCCGCAAGGATacccatagttgttaatttctgtgttatttggtcttttgaagagagttgtctaattggcaatcataccacatcttctttttaatattgtcaTCTAATCtgttattttaaagataatatcCTCTTCGTATCACCaatttgagattttgatttaagattaattcaaatttaaattgatgCATGTATAACAGGATACCCTAACCCTGACGACGACCTTGATCTTGTTTTTAGCCTGttatactattctttcattCGTTTTTTTACCATAATCTGCTCATTCTATCAGTTGAACATCCGTTTATGGAATGTTTTTAGGAAATTTCATTTGTATTCTCTCTTTTAATTCGTTAACCTATAacgtatataaataaaacatggttTCGGTTTAAAATAGCATAACGACAACAATAACTTAACGCTTGTTAGTCCTATTTAAACAATGCAACCCATGCATTTTTCTCGAATAATTATAGGATAACTAATCGAAGTATTCTAATAGAGAAAATATTAAACGAGTGACCGAACGACACATTAATTCACGAATGCGCGCAGCGCATGAgttaattatcagtgttgttCGGTTACCAGTTGAATACTTTTCGATAATTGAATTCTGTTTATTACATtggaaaatatgtttgttttttttacgaaattaaagtagaaaatgtaaggaactttatctttttttatgcaTTCACAAATCGTTTTGATCcgacgttatcgacgtcttAGCATAGCCTTTTGCTGTATGACGTCAGAGGAGTGAAATAACTACGTTTAATTCACAAgagaaattatcggtttttatttcactggaaaatcaatgtaattcgtatatttttcttatcccaggcatagattaccttagcttatttgacacaactttggGGAATTTTAAATCCTCACTGCTCTTCAaacttttacttgtttggctttataaatattttgccatgagcgtcacttatgagtcttatgtagacgaaatgcgcgtttggcgtactaaattataatcctggtacctttgataactttttcaccactgggtcgatgccactgctggtggtcgtttcgtccccgagggtatcaccagccgaGTAGTCAACACtcctgtgttgacatgaatatcaataatgtcttcatttttctaaatttcctgtttaccaaactttgatattttcgaaacactaaggattttcttatcccaggcatagattaccttagccatagttggcacaacttttaggaattttaaatcctcaatgctcttcaactttttacttgtttggctttagaaatattttgatatgagcgacacttatgagtcttatcaagaagaaacgcgcgtctggcgtactaaattataatcctggtacctttgataacttttattaTCATGTTAATCACATGTAAATATCCATATCGCttcatacaaatatacaaaaaaagacaTTTGATTAGAATCGTGCTTTAACCAGTCTTCCGATTATATTGGTTTTATTGATTAATAAGGAAGATTCTTtttctatctaaaaaaaatacttatgaTGCAACAGGAGTTTTAGTGTAACTactataatttcaaaatttgtaaactaAAAAGAATATATGAATATCTTTTCGGGGGAGTGGGTAATTGTTTGTCTTATTTGAGTGTTTGTGTGTGATATTTAGGAATTATGTACGCATGTACTCACTGTTTCTGAAAGGTCTAGATTTTCGAAGCTGAGGCGCTGTAACTACCATAGATGTGAAAGGTGTGACAAATTGGTACTGAAATCATTTGAGAGACGTTAGTTGTAATTATTTAATAGTTTGAAACCCTATAGTTGCAGGGAACATGCACTTTGCTTATTTTATGTACAAGTACTGTTTCTTTTTCATTGAATGGATATCTTAAAtcctttcttttctattttaaaaaaataaataaacaaaaaacttttattgtgtttgtccattaaaacaatattgtaaaatatcaaaaattaagaaattaaaatagaaCTGCTTTATATTCATCTTGATACTGATAAAAACATGAACTAATACAAACATACCTTTAGTGCCAATGATATGATTTTCGCTTtaatttcgtctttctttgtaATTGTAATATCCCCCTCGATATCCTTAATCAACTGCTTTATTGTGAGATATGCCCACATCTTTTCTGTTATCATCGACAGATCAGCATCCTTGGTTATTGCCTTAAGTTCAGGAACTGGTCTTCGTTTCCATAATAAGTCTGTGTATCCATTATTCCAACCTTTGACACTGGGTATGATGGTAGAACCTTTAGATATCATTTGCCCTGCAACTATCAATTCGGACCCTCCAAAGTAATACTTGTAGTGGCTTTTGGTGAGTGAATTCATATTTACATCCCCAACATAACTAAACGTGACATTTGTCAACAAAGCCGATGAAATCTCGGAATATAATCCTTTAATCTGCAGAGAGGCATCCGAATCTTCATATATTCGTCGTGCAAACCCATTATTTTGTAATGACATTTGTTTCAGAAGGTCAAAATCAAGATTATTTCCGAAACCTAAGCTAAAAATTGGAATTTTAGCCTCATTGgctatttttacattttgtaaaattgaggCAGGTCGTGTTTCTCCTGAAGTTGGCTGTCCATCAGTTAGAAACATTAAGATAGTTGACTTCTGCGTATTAAggtatttattcaataatttgaTTCCGTCTGTTAATGCTTTGTTAATGTTGGTACCTACAATAGTAAATACGATTAATGACTATAAAGCCTCCCATATATTACtatcttttcatttatatacaaatactAATGAGAGTTAAAGGTATCTTTTCATTTGAAATCTTACTTAGTCCTTTGTTGTCTGATTTTAATTAAAGGGTTTGTGCTCAATTCTAGAGTCAGAGACACATCGGTATATTGAGCtattctttattaaaaaatgttcaaagataaaatattggTAAAGTGTTgggttttttcttttgaaaaaccaccaattcttttaaattatagtaTGTCGATTTTTTTGTGGCCCTCATACACATTCGATTTCACAATCGTCTAATCAGGCGCCAGTTATGCACTTGCATACGGTGTGGTATGAAGCTCTGGATATCTTCTCAGAGATTATCGTTtcgggtttgtttgttttttgttttttttatatattgtacacCATTATTCCTCTGTCTTAAGAAACAATTCATATCAACTTTCGTCAATAAAAACGTAattatatcaagaaataaaaacaatcactACTTTTGGGTTCAAATTAACACGAAAATGCAGTCCAAAATATATTGGTTGATCTAAAGAAGTGATATTTCTAATACGGgaaaatttctttcttttttgtatattgtttataaactattttttatacTAAAGGGAATTAACTACTGaaacaaagttaaataaaacaaGGAAAACGTCAAttgttaaatcaaatttaatggGGAAAATGAGAAGTTTAAGAGTGTACCTAAACAGGTCGAAATAGAGCTTAGCTAACTTTATGTTATGTAGAAATATATGCGtggtatatattcttttttaattttgttaaatatacctgatagtaaaaagaaaagtaagaGTGAACAAATAGGATTTCTATAAATCCTTCATTTCTACATGCCATTACCTAATTTAGCATTTGACTATTTCAACCTTTTTAGGTGCATGCATACACATATTTGAAGCTTAAATGTAGTCAACACCtatgtgttgacatgaatatcaataagtggtaatttttataaatttcctgtttacaaaactttgaatttctcgaaaactaaggattttcttatcccaggcatagatcaccttagtcgtatttggcacaactttttgaaattttggatcctcaatgctcttcaactttgtacttatttggctttataaatagtttgatatgagcgtcactgattatgtagacgaaacgcgcgtctggcgtactaaattataatcctggtacctttgataactattaaatgaatgttcatgagaatttttttcatgtttatattttaataatttaattttggatgtcacgagtcttctgattggctgacgttattttgttatgagcccatagacataatttagtcatgtgaccgtgacgtcatcaacgttttttcctggttttctatggtttaaaatggaatttagaaataaattataagaaatggcTGTAATATttcttctgtctattcgaaataaaattaaaaaaaaatggtgcacactgttaaataacccgatACGTTTCAGCTGTTGGTGTCGCAATCGTTCAAAAGTAAATTTGATTGTGATAACGTCAAATGAAGACGTCAGTGGTCATCtataacaaagatttttcaTGACGGGCAACTAACTCGTGATTGCGTCAGTAAACGTTTCAATGGAACCaccataattttattatttggaaTACTAGATTTTGTTTTACAGTAACTCTATTTATTGTAATTATGAAATCAAAATAGGAAACGCAAAGTCTGGAGAAATGTATCAACGGTTAGATATATACTtggtatattccatatgcatgCACGAATGTTGATACATGAAAATGGACAGATTACAATTAAGAATCTAAAATCATTCATTTGGTCGTACATTGTAAATAGTGTTTCCATCAGACCActattttgtcaatttctaCGTTGATGTGAAGATATGATGAATATTTGACTTATTCTTACCTCCATTACATTTCTAGAAATATGATTGGTTGAAAGCGTCcgcgtggagaccgtgtatatttcatattaggtTTAGTAGGGAGGTGGGTTTTTTAATTATGAGAAATATGAGTTGTAAAGGAAGAACAGTActgattttgttaatttaaatatCGAATAATAATATGTATTATTCAACAACATCAAGACTTACTGAAAACGTGGTTTGGTCACTGTAAGAACACGTGGTTAAAGTACTTACTTCCGCGAGCAGTAATGGCGTCTATAAACCTGTCTGCAGAACCAAAGTTTACTTTTGTCCCTTGTAACATGTCAGTTTTGCTCAACCAATCAAGAATTTGGTCGAAAAACACAATGTTAAATCTGTCTTCCGGTTTCATATCCTGCATGATTAGTTTCATCGCTTCTTttagttgaataatttttctaCCTGACATACTCCCGCTTCTGTCTAATACAAACATCACATCTTTTGAAAGTGGCTTAAAATCCTTTGGCGCAAACATGTGAACAAAATATCCATTCACTAcctgttaaaacaaataaacgtATGTTCTGATTTTCTAGCCTaaagatcaaataaaatgttttgcgTTTGGTTTTTATATAAGGGATTGTTATAAAGCTTCAAATGCAACGGTCAACAGTTATATCTCAAAGTACATGATTTATGAGCAAAACGATGTATGGTTATTGAGGTTTGTTTCATGCAGTGTACATTAGTTTGTGTATTAATAAACGGTAaaaaggtaagaaataatttacCAACACAGTTTACCTGGAATAAACTTCCTTATCATCGTTTATGTTATAGTAATAGCATTGAAAATGCACTCTACCGATTTCGTTCGTTTGAAAACTGAAGCAATAGCCATtggtatatatttatgttacagtaaatagacGAAATAAGGAATTACATGTGATAACTAAAATTAAGgaaatacatgtaattcctGTTGCACTTagttaatacatgtaattcctGTTGCACTTagttaatacatgtaattcctaaaaTTGCTCAATTATAATCAGTAGTTATGTCTCAAACTTTGAAGCAAAAATGtcaagttagtaaatagctgtaaaacGTACTAAAAAAATCAGTGATTACCTGTACTTGCTGAAACAattagtaaatacatgtaatcacTAATTCGACTAGTAATTATAGGTAATTActgaattgtttattatttattagtaTTTACAGTGCTTATATAGCGctaatctgaataaaaaatatccTCTAAGCGCTTTACAGtgcataaaaaaacaatgatacaagtacatatatataaaaacacaatttaaaaaacatatatatatctgtgTGTCAATGGTTCAATAGAATCAAAATAGAGACCTTAAAATATACAActcaatatatacaaattaatatcatttaatatatataatttttttaaagaaaactaacagcagagcttcaatttcaagaaaataaaaatgacataaaaaataactaaGTGTGAgaaatgactaaaaataaaaagagtaaaggcaataaaaatgcaataaaaagtCAGTATGatacattgaaatatatacTGAGATCGAAGAAAAGTCTAATTACTGTCCGATTATTAATCATGTGGAAATGTCTGTCTAAAAAGATAAACATTAATGTTTTTCTTGAAAGCATCAACAGTTTCCGTGTTTCTCAGTTCGTTCGGTAAGTCATTCCATAAAACGCCGGCAGGTCGATCGAACCGTGTCTCTccttatgtttttgttattactGCTGATTTGACAGAATCATATTGTTCTCGAACCGAAGAGTTCTTGTTGGGTCGTAAACGTTAACTAGTTCTTGAAGGTATACGGGTGCTTCTTATTTCAGATCTTTTACcacataaaacaaaactttgtatTTAGAACGAAATGTTATTGGCAGCCAATgaagatgttttaaaattggAGTAATATGttcgtttttctttttctttgtgaTTAATTTTGCGGCGGTGTTTTGTATGCGCTGTAATCGTTGAATTGCATTTGCGTGAAGTCCATATAATAATGCATTTCCGTAGTCCAAGCGAGATGTCATCAAAGAGCAAACAAGTGTCTTTGCTGCATTCTCTGTAATGAGTGGACGTGCTCGACCGATATTTCTGATCTGGTAGAAACAAGATTTCGAGGTCGCACTAATCTGTTGTTCCATCGCCaatgttttgtcaaaattaacaCCAAGGTTCTTGACGCATACTGAATCACTAACGATGTGTTTGCCAAAAGTAAGGTGACAGTCTGCGAACTCTTTTAGTCGGTGTTTTGGAGAGAAAATTATCAGCTCGGTTTTATCTTCGTTCAATTTAAGCTTATTTGAACACATCCACGAGCTTATGTCCGCCATACAGGTTTCAAGTCGAGTAGATATATTGTTCCAATTTGTCAAGCGGTTTAATTACGAGATTACCGGAGTTTTATCTGCATTGCAGTAGTAACACCTTTAATGACGTTTACAAATTTCACCTATGGGCTTTGAGAAAATGCAGTAGACTTTAGTTCCGAGGACAGATCCCTTCTTAAGATTAATATCGTCAGACTGAACAGAGCCGATTGCGATACGCTCAGTTCTATCAGTAAGGTATGATAACAACCATTTTAGCGCGGCACCAGATATTCCGAACGAGTATTCAAGTCGCCGCCGTCGTAAAATGGAATGGTCGAGGACGTCAAATGATACCGAAAGGTCGAACATTAATAAAACTACACAGAAGTAATTATCAAGTGCAACAGTTATGTCATGATGAACTCACAGCAATGCCGTCGCGGTGGAATGGTAAACACGGTAAGCCGATTGAACACTTTCAAAAGGATCGTTCGACTGAAGATGGTTTTCAACATTCGCGATCGACATGTTGAGTAGGTACGtttaattcctaatttcacctatttactgtaccatataaatatatttagcaataaaaaaaaactacacaaaataaatcttaacaaataaaaaaactttaccAATAAATCTCCAGCATCTTTTTCCCTAGTTACATCATACTTTACTTTGAACTGTCCAGAGATACCTTGTTCTGACATTGCTTTCTGGTCCTCAACACTGGGAGCGTATGTTATGTCTATTCTCTTTGGTGATGTATGTTTGATAATAGCGAGTTTACTAAcatctaaaaacaaataactaCTTTTAATCTTTAGATTGATAcgtgttttatatattaaaacattttgtagttttgtttcaaatgaaaaatggtCGTCTTTTGCATGACGTCACAAAAgaaaattcagaggaaagcaagaaaattcgacgCCATAATCGAATTTTGaccaatgaagaactgagatcaaa is a genomic window of Mytilus trossulus isolate FHL-02 chromosome 1, PNRI_Mtr1.1.1.hap1, whole genome shotgun sequence containing:
- the LOC134720051 gene encoding inter-alpha-trypsin inhibitor heavy chain H3-like isoform X2, with translation MFATKVYEIGLSLFFMLSALVDEHVFAQTLKPEIQSMHISSDIYFRFATTVVETKILNVNQEAAEIMFDMTLPDSAFITGFTMEIGGQRYAGNVKEKEKAKKQFEEAKSRGESAGHIAASPRTSNKFNILVNVEKNALVIFKLKYQELLKRSLGSYQHVIYVDPGQIVKDFKIKVFISESREIIDLTMPPLEGKNTTDVSKLAIIKHTSPKRIDITYAPSVEDQKAMSEQGISGQFKVKYDVTREKDAGDLLVVNGYFVHMFAPKDFKPLSKDVMFVLDRSGSMSGRKIIQLKEAMKLIMQDMKPEDRFNIVFFDQILDWLSKTDMLQGTKVNFGSADRFIDAITARGSTNINKALTDGIKLLNKYLNTQKSTILMFLTDGQPTSGETRPASILQNVKIANEAKIPIFSLGFGNNLDFDLLKQMSLQNNGFARRIYEDSDASLQIKGLYSEISSALLTNVTFSYVGDVNMNSLTKSHYKYYFGGSELIVAGQMISKGSTIIPSVKGWNNGYTDLLWKRRPVPELKAITKDADLSMITEKMWAYLTIKQLIKDIEGDITITKKDEIKAKIISLALKYQFVTPFTSMVVTAPQLRKSRPFRNISPSKASDKMLKIPDSSGLSKEQRSPNLFLHMKGSTVPLCMNLNPKDTGTYQFLYSPKKQQKSLHVIVAKTMNRKKKRDYIKAVRLRKGKESQFMDTKMIKISNGNRNSTKLWKTIKNKATAAFSQYNLTTVISPSRDPLFGLQLHLYIKQSNIVNATGPLRWFVGMNIKSIGLEIIVQPNVGKQITIRNYVLLSSTSVSSYITDSCWYIMNPEKEFPHLESLFQQKDVETWL
- the LOC134720051 gene encoding inter-alpha-trypsin inhibitor heavy chain H3-like isoform X1, whose amino-acid sequence is MFATKVYEIGLSLFFMLSALVDEHVFAQTLKPEIQSMHISSDIYFRFATTVVETKILNVNQEAAEIMFDMTLPDSAFITGFTMEIGGQRYAGNVKEKEKAKKQFEEAKSRGESAGHIAASPRTSNKFNILVNVEKNALVIFKLKYQELLKRSLGSYQHVIYVDPGQIVKDFKIKVFISESREIIDLTMPPLEGKNTTDVSKLAIIKHTSPKRIDITYAPSVEDQKAMSEQGISGQFKVKYDVTREKDAGDLLVVNGYFVHMFAPKDFKPLSKDVMFVLDRSGSMSGRKIIQLKEAMKLIMQDMKPEDRFNIVFFDQILDWLSKTDMLQGTKVNFGSADRFIDAITARGSTNINKALTDGIKLLNKYLNTQKSTILMFLTDGQPTSGETRPASILQNVKIANEAKIPIFSLGFGNNLDFDLLKQMSLQNNGFARRIYEDSDASLQIKGLYSEISSALLTNVTFSYVGDVNMNSLTKSHYKYYFGGSELIVAGQMISKGSTIIPSVKGWNNGYTDLLWKRRPVPELKAITKDADLSMITEKMWAYLTIKQLIKDIEGDITITKKDEIKAKIISLALKYQFVTPFTSMVVTAPQLRKSRPFRNISPSKASDKMLKIPDSSGLSKEQRSPNLFLHMKGSTVPLCMNLNPKDTGTYQFLYSPKKQQKSLHVIVAKTMNRKKKRDYIKAVRLRKGKESQFMDTKMIKISNGNRNSTKLWKTIKNKATAAFSQYNLTTVISPSRDPLFGLQLHLYIKQSNIVNATGPLRWFIGMNIKSIGREIVVRPNVGKQITIRNYVLLTTTSVSSYLTDSCWYIINPEIEFPPFEHLFQQKDVDTWL